In Streptomyces sp. NBC_01426, one genomic interval encodes:
- the pelF gene encoding GT4 family glycosyltransferase PelF, protein MSHGRHVTMLTEGTYPHVHGGVSTWCDQLVRGMPEVDFNVIALTGSGREPVTWELPRNVYRHTAVPLWGPASARRMRSTLRGRALRGFTETYETFLLSMLDPRHGGFSQSLRELALLARAGKLAPALRSESVLRLLMTVWTRPGLVTAEAAPTIHDALTATDLLEHALRPLSVRIPPDSVAHAVSSGLATLPALAAKYLDQVPFLLTEHGIYLRERYLGYRTAEQRWPVKALMLGFYRELNTEGYRQADLITPCNQYNRRWEERGGAASDRIRTVYNGVDPHAFPEAGPEPEVPTLSWCGRIDPIKDLETLVRAYAFMREELPALRLRLFGPVPAGCEDYKLRLEKLAAELGVSDGITYEGRIDQVAKAYAAGSVVMLSSISEGFPFSIIEAMSCGRTTVSTDVGGVREAVGDTGLVVPPREPETMARATLALLRDDERRAELGRMSRKRVVEKFTLHQSVDGFRHIYRELAGQPLLPVHPGDDWTQRLADPWYKELAADGSLW, encoded by the coding sequence ATGAGCCATGGGCGTCATGTCACCATGCTCACCGAAGGCACCTATCCACACGTCCACGGAGGCGTCAGCACCTGGTGCGACCAACTGGTCCGCGGCATGCCGGAGGTCGACTTCAACGTCATAGCCCTGACCGGCTCCGGACGCGAGCCGGTCACCTGGGAACTGCCGCGCAACGTCTACCGGCACACCGCCGTACCGCTCTGGGGGCCTGCGTCGGCCCGGCGCATGCGGTCGACACTGCGCGGCAGGGCCCTTCGAGGTTTCACCGAGACGTACGAGACGTTCCTGCTCTCCATGCTCGACCCGCGACACGGCGGATTCTCGCAGTCCCTGCGCGAACTGGCCCTGCTGGCGAGGGCCGGCAAGCTCGCGCCGGCCCTGCGCTCCGAGTCCGTGCTGCGCCTGCTGATGACCGTCTGGACCCGCCCCGGCCTGGTCACCGCCGAGGCCGCGCCCACCATCCACGACGCGCTCACCGCCACCGACCTGCTGGAACACGCGCTGCGCCCGCTCTCCGTGCGGATCCCGCCCGACAGCGTCGCCCACGCCGTCAGCAGCGGCCTCGCCACCCTTCCGGCCCTCGCCGCCAAATACCTCGACCAGGTGCCCTTCCTCCTCACCGAGCACGGCATCTACCTGCGCGAGCGCTACCTGGGCTACCGCACCGCCGAACAGCGCTGGCCGGTCAAGGCGCTGATGCTCGGCTTCTACCGCGAGCTCAACACCGAGGGCTACCGGCAGGCCGACCTGATCACCCCCTGCAACCAGTACAACCGGCGGTGGGAGGAGCGCGGCGGAGCCGCCTCCGACCGGATCCGCACCGTCTACAACGGCGTCGACCCACACGCCTTCCCCGAGGCCGGCCCCGAACCCGAGGTGCCCACCCTCAGCTGGTGCGGGCGCATCGACCCGATCAAGGACCTCGAAACCCTCGTCCGCGCCTACGCGTTCATGCGCGAGGAGCTGCCCGCCCTGCGGCTGCGCCTCTTCGGGCCGGTCCCGGCCGGCTGCGAGGACTACAAGCTCCGCCTGGAGAAGCTCGCCGCCGAACTCGGCGTCAGCGACGGCATCACCTACGAGGGCCGGATCGACCAGGTCGCCAAGGCCTACGCCGCCGGCAGCGTCGTGATGCTCTCCTCCATCAGCGAGGGCTTCCCCTTCAGCATCATCGAAGCCATGTCCTGCGGCCGCACCACCGTTTCCACCGACGTGGGAGGCGTGCGCGAGGCCGTCGGGGACACCGGGCTCGTCGTCCCGCCCCGCGAGCCCGAGACCATGGCCCGCGCCACCCTCGCCCTGCTCCGCGACGACGAACGGCGGGCCGAACTCGGCCGGATGTCGCGCAAGCGGGTGGTCGAGAAGTTCACCCTCCACCAGTCCGTCGACGGCTTCCGGCACATCTACCGGGAACTCGCCGGACAGCCCCTGCTGCCCGTCCACCCGGGCGACGACTGGACCCAGCGGCTCGCGGACCCCTGGTACAAGGAGCTCGCCGCCGACGGGAGCCTGTGGTGA
- a CDS encoding spherulation-specific family 4 protein codes for MKKDHMLLVPLYEHPADQPEAWELLIRSAGRLHSVVLNPDSGPGDAPDERFAAVAARLREAGVPVLGYADTDYGRRPHAAVVQDLLRHRDWYDTDGAFLDQASADPELLAHYGRLGVAARAAGARTVVLNHGVHPHPGYAELADLLVTFEGPWDAYRDAEAVPAWTADHPAGRFCHLVYAVPPGAPTAELARERGAAVHCAVPGTGAHPWGTLPHALEATA; via the coding sequence ATGAAGAAGGACCACATGCTGCTGGTGCCCCTCTACGAGCACCCCGCCGACCAGCCCGAGGCCTGGGAGCTGCTGATCCGCTCCGCGGGCCGCCTGCACTCGGTGGTGCTCAACCCCGACAGCGGGCCGGGCGACGCCCCCGACGAACGGTTCGCCGCCGTCGCCGCGCGCCTGCGCGAAGCCGGGGTGCCCGTCCTGGGCTACGCCGACACCGACTACGGGCGGCGCCCGCACGCGGCCGTCGTCCAGGACCTGTTGCGCCACCGCGACTGGTACGACACCGACGGGGCCTTCCTCGACCAGGCCTCCGCCGACCCCGAACTCCTGGCCCACTACGGTCGGCTCGGGGTCGCCGCGCGGGCCGCGGGCGCCCGCACGGTCGTCCTGAACCACGGCGTCCACCCGCACCCCGGATACGCCGAACTCGCCGACCTGCTGGTCACCTTCGAGGGGCCCTGGGACGCCTACCGCGACGCGGAGGCCGTGCCCGCCTGGACCGCCGACCACCCCGCGGGACGGTTCTGCCACCTGGTGTACGCCGTCCCGCCGGGGGCGCCCACCGCCGAACTCGCCCGGGAACGGGGGGCCGCCGTGCACTGCGCCGTCCCCGGGACCGGCGCGCACCCGTGGGGCACCCTCCCGCACGCCCTGGAGGCCACCGCGTGA
- a CDS encoding endo alpha-1,4 polygalactosaminidase has protein sequence MNRRPPRWSLPVLVPLLLLAACTTVPEPDDVSPDPAPGQRWQPEPGVSWQWQLSGRLDTSVKAAVYDVDGFTTTKEQVADLKKAGRKTICYLSTGAWEDFRPDADDFPKPMLGKGNGWEGERWLDIRRLKELEPLMAKRVDMCRQKGFDAVEPDNMDGYANTSGFPLTGDDQLRYNRLIARLAHDRGLSVGLKNDLDQIPQLVGNFDFAVNEQCMEHDECDRYAPFTDAGKAVFHVEYEGRVGDWCARSQEAKLSSLQKKYELGTWRRVCPRSGTP, from the coding sequence GTGAACCGCCGTCCGCCGCGGTGGTCCCTGCCGGTCCTCGTCCCGCTGCTGCTGCTCGCCGCGTGCACCACCGTGCCCGAGCCGGACGACGTCTCGCCCGACCCTGCGCCGGGGCAACGCTGGCAGCCCGAGCCGGGGGTCAGCTGGCAGTGGCAGCTCTCGGGCAGGCTCGACACCTCGGTGAAGGCGGCCGTGTACGACGTCGACGGGTTCACCACGACCAAGGAGCAGGTCGCCGACCTGAAGAAGGCCGGACGCAAGACGATCTGTTACCTCTCCACCGGGGCCTGGGAGGACTTCCGCCCGGACGCCGACGACTTCCCGAAGCCGATGCTCGGCAAGGGCAACGGCTGGGAGGGAGAACGCTGGTTGGACATCCGGCGCCTCAAGGAGCTGGAACCGCTGATGGCCAAGCGCGTCGACATGTGCCGCCAGAAGGGCTTCGACGCGGTGGAGCCCGACAACATGGACGGCTACGCCAACACCTCCGGCTTCCCGCTCACCGGCGACGACCAGCTGAGGTACAACCGGCTGATCGCCCGGCTCGCCCACGACCGGGGCCTGTCGGTCGGCCTGAAGAACGACCTGGACCAGATCCCCCAACTCGTCGGGAACTTCGACTTCGCGGTCAACGAGCAGTGCATGGAACACGACGAGTGCGACCGGTACGCGCCGTTCACCGACGCGGGCAAGGCCGTCTTCCACGTCGAGTACGAGGGCCGGGTGGGCGACTGGTGCGCCCGCTCGCAGGAGGCGAAGCTCAGCTCGCTCCAGAAGAAGTACGAGCTGGGCACCTGGCGCAGGGTCTGCCCCCGCTCCGGCACCCCCTGA
- a CDS encoding sensor histidine kinase, whose product MRAHPLATDAVLALGALVSMVVGSFADPHGPHGPTFGTRTPDPFSLLLMLLGATALVFRRRHTRAVLAVTCALALLELATGEPRAPVVMCAVIALYTLAARTDRPTTWRIGLLTMTGLTGVAMLAGPLPWYAQENLGIFAWTGMAAAAGDAVRSRRAFIDAIRERAERAERTREEEARRRVAEERLRIARDLHDVVAHHIALVNVQAGVAAHVMDKRPDQAKEALAHVRDASRSALNELRATVGLLRQSGDPEAPTEPAPGLAVLDELTDTFRHAGLPVEVIVQLGRDASALPAAVDLAAYRVIQEALTNVRKHAGPGASAEVSVVRVGASVEVTVLDDGGTSADPAPEPADPGGGHGLLGMRERAGALGGSCFAGPRYGGGYRVHAILPVS is encoded by the coding sequence ATGCGGGCCCATCCGCTCGCCACCGACGCCGTGCTCGCGCTCGGGGCGCTCGTCTCCATGGTCGTCGGATCCTTCGCCGATCCCCACGGGCCGCACGGGCCCACCTTCGGCACCCGCACCCCCGACCCGTTCTCGCTCCTGCTGATGCTGCTGGGCGCCACCGCCCTCGTGTTCCGGCGCCGGCACACCCGCGCCGTGCTCGCCGTGACCTGCGCGCTGGCCCTGCTGGAACTGGCCACCGGCGAGCCCCGGGCGCCCGTCGTGATGTGCGCGGTGATCGCCCTGTACACGCTGGCCGCCCGCACCGACCGGCCCACCACGTGGCGGATCGGGCTGCTCACCATGACGGGGCTGACCGGTGTCGCCATGCTGGCGGGACCACTGCCCTGGTACGCGCAGGAGAACCTCGGGATCTTCGCCTGGACCGGCATGGCCGCCGCCGCCGGGGACGCCGTGCGCAGTCGACGGGCCTTCATCGACGCCATCCGGGAACGGGCCGAGCGTGCCGAGCGGACCCGTGAGGAGGAGGCCAGGCGCCGGGTCGCCGAGGAGCGGTTGCGGATCGCCCGGGACCTGCACGACGTGGTCGCCCACCACATCGCCCTGGTCAACGTGCAGGCGGGGGTGGCCGCCCATGTGATGGACAAGCGCCCCGACCAGGCCAAGGAGGCGCTGGCCCACGTACGGGACGCCAGCCGCTCGGCGCTGAACGAGCTGCGCGCCACGGTCGGGCTGCTGCGCCAGTCCGGCGACCCGGAGGCGCCGACCGAGCCCGCGCCGGGGCTGGCCGTGCTGGACGAACTGACGGACACCTTCCGGCACGCCGGGCTGCCGGTCGAGGTCATCGTGCAGTTGGGGCGGGACGCGTCCGCGCTGCCGGCCGCCGTGGACCTGGCCGCGTACCGGGTGATCCAGGAGGCGCTGACCAACGTGCGCAAGCACGCGGGACCGGGGGCCAGCGCCGAGGTCAGCGTGGTCCGGGTCGGCGCCTCGGTGGAGGTGACCGTCCTCGACGACGGGGGCACCTCCGCCGACCCGGCCCCGGAACCGGCCGATCCGGGTGGCGGCCACGGGCTGCTGGGGATGCGCGAGCGGGCCGGCGCGCTGGGCGGGTCCTGCTTCGCGGGCCCCCGGTACGGCGGCGGGTACCGGGTGCACGCCATCCTGCCCGTGTCCTAG